The proteins below come from a single Caulobacter segnis ATCC 21756 genomic window:
- a CDS encoding alpha-ketoglutarate-dependent dioxygenase AlkB has translation MLQSLSVVPGFDLWPGVLDVETQKALVASILEAAQTAPFAQYETPQGKAMSAAMTALGPLGWISDRSGYRYTDRHPGTEQPWPPMPQVLLGLWARLADPETPPDSCLVNLYRGEARMGLHQDRDEVDPSFPVLSISLGDTAVFRIGGTHRKDPTRSLRLSSGDVCRLSGPARLAFHGVDRILPGSSSLVPGGGRINLTLRRAR, from the coding sequence ATGTTGCAGTCGCTGTCTGTCGTTCCGGGTTTCGACCTCTGGCCCGGCGTTTTGGACGTCGAGACCCAGAAGGCTCTGGTCGCGTCGATCCTGGAGGCGGCCCAGACCGCGCCCTTCGCGCAGTACGAAACGCCACAGGGCAAGGCGATGAGCGCGGCCATGACGGCGTTGGGGCCGCTGGGCTGGATCAGCGATCGGAGCGGCTATCGCTATACGGATCGCCATCCGGGCACGGAGCAGCCCTGGCCGCCGATGCCGCAGGTCCTGCTCGGGCTCTGGGCGCGGTTGGCGGATCCTGAGACGCCGCCGGACTCGTGCCTGGTCAACCTCTATCGCGGCGAGGCTCGCATGGGCCTGCACCAGGATCGCGACGAGGTCGATCCCAGCTTTCCGGTTCTGTCGATCTCGTTGGGCGACACCGCGGTGTTCCGGATCGGCGGGACGCATCGCAAGGATCCGACGCGGAGCCTGCGGCTGAGCTCGGGCGACGTCTGCCGCCTGTCGGGTCCCGCGCGGTTGGCCTTCCACGGCGTCGACCGCATCCTGCCCGGCTCGTCCAGCCTGGTCCCGGGCGGCGGCCGGATCAACCTGACCCTGCGACGGGCGCGCTGA